In Candidatus Desulfofervidus auxilii, one genomic interval encodes:
- a CDS encoding sensor histidine kinase → MGESKTKAELISEIKKLRQRIAELEKREIEYEQIETKLRESEEKYRTLTESSLTGIFIHQDGKYIFVNDKFAEIHGYKPEELIGKDPLILIHPDDRKTLKQVSLKRQKGRVVSQRYEIRKIGKDGKTIWCETIATLIRYKGRPAIMGNVIDITQRKQVEENLRESEKIFKSISASAQDGIIMIDNGGNILYWNKAAQRIFGYTEKEAIGKEMHIFLVPKKYHKAYRKGFSKFKKTGHGPVIGKTLELSAIRKDGVKFPIELSVSAMRIRGKWHSIGIVRDITQRKQAEEQIKAALKEKEVLLREIHHRVKNNMQIVSSLLRLQSRYTKDKQILDIFKASQSRIESMAFIHEKLYQSKDLTRIDFTNYVNTLVRNLFTTYGVSTARIKLNIDIKHVSLPLDKAIPCGLIINELVSNSLKYAFPANKQGEIKIALHPTNENELELIVSDNGISMPEDIDFRNTESLGLHLVTILAKDQLRGKIKLNRTGGTEFKIKFKELDK, encoded by the coding sequence ATGGGAGAGAGTAAGACAAAAGCAGAACTAATAAGCGAAATTAAAAAACTGCGGCAAAGAATTGCTGAATTAGAAAAAAGAGAAATAGAGTATGAACAGATAGAGACAAAATTACGAGAGAGCGAAGAAAAATACAGAACACTCACCGAAAGTTCCCTTACCGGTATATTCATCCACCAGGACGGAAAATACATATTTGTCAATGATAAATTTGCAGAAATTCATGGCTATAAACCTGAAGAGTTAATTGGGAAAGACCCATTAATATTGATCCATCCTGACGATAGGAAGACTCTGAAACAAGTATCATTAAAAAGACAAAAAGGGAGAGTTGTTTCACAACGGTATGAGATTCGAAAAATCGGAAAGGATGGAAAAACCATTTGGTGTGAAACAATAGCAACCCTCATCCGATATAAAGGAAGACCTGCTATAATGGGAAACGTTATAGACATCACCCAGCGCAAGCAAGTAGAGGAAAATTTACGGGAGAGTGAGAAGATATTCAAAAGTATAAGTGCTTCTGCTCAAGATGGTATCATTATGATAGATAATGGAGGAAATATATTATATTGGAACAAGGCTGCTCAGAGAATATTTGGTTATACCGAGAAAGAAGCAATAGGTAAGGAAATGCACATCTTTCTTGTCCCTAAAAAATACCATAAAGCTTACCGAAAGGGATTTAGTAAGTTTAAAAAAACAGGACACGGCCCTGTCATTGGGAAAACTCTTGAATTATCAGCTATTAGGAAAGATGGAGTGAAATTTCCGATAGAACTTTCTGTTTCAGCTATGAGAATACGAGGGAAATGGCATTCAATAGGAATAGTAAGGGACATCACCCAGCGCAAACAGGCAGAGGAACAAATCAAGGCAGCTCTGAAGGAAAAGGAAGTGCTTTTGCGTGAAATTCATCATCGGGTGAAAAATAACATGCAAATAGTCTCTAGTCTCCTTAGGCTTCAGTCTAGATATACCAAGGATAAGCAGATACTGGATATATTCAAAGCCAGTCAGAGCAGGATAGAGTCTATGGCTTTTATCCACGAAAAACTTTATCAGTCCAAAGATTTAACCAGGATTGATTTCACTAATTACGTTAACACCCTAGTCAGGAACTTATTTACCACCTATGGAGTTAGCACAGCTAGAATTAAATTAAACATAGATATAAAACATGTTTCCCTTCCTCTTGATAAAGCCATTCCATGTGGATTAATTATTAATGAGTTGGTTTCCAACTCCCTAAAATATGCCTTTCCTGCAAACAAACAGGGTGAAATTAAAATTGCATTACACCCAACCAATGAAAATGAATTAGAACTTATAGTAAGCGATAATGGAATAAGTATGCCAGAAGATATAGATTTTAGAAATACAGAATCATTAGGTTTACATCTAGTTACTATTTTGGCCAAAGACCAGCTTCGGGGTAAAATAAAACTCAATAGAACTGGAGGAACTGAATTCAAGATTAAATTCAAAGAGCTGGATAAATGA
- a CDS encoding ABC transporter ATP-binding protein has protein sequence MIEVRNISKWFGARQVLRDVSFEVEKGEILGFLGPNGAGKTTSLRILTGYFPPDKGTVKIGGYNITQNPLAVKQKLGYFPEHNPLYPEMTVDGYLRFVARIKGVRRKEETKRVNTVVAECGLENVRHRLIKRLSKGYKQRVGLAQALVNDPEVLLLDEPTIGLDPKQIYEIRQLIKALAGQKTVILSTHILPEVSMVCTKVVIIKDGQVIAKDNPENLTAQKGYVEILARAPKEEFTAYLKNIPEVKEVEAKMEDNFIRAYIHFDPQYEIRPKLTQGIVQSGWELLELRPRRKSLEEVFVQLVTKEAS, from the coding sequence ATGATAGAAGTAAGAAATATCTCTAAGTGGTTTGGAGCAAGACAGGTTTTAAGAGATGTTTCTTTTGAGGTAGAAAAGGGAGAAATTTTGGGATTTTTAGGCCCAAACGGGGCGGGTAAGACCACCAGCCTGCGTATTTTAACCGGTTATTTCCCCCCTGATAAAGGAACAGTAAAAATCGGTGGCTATAATATTACCCAAAATCCTTTGGCGGTGAAACAAAAGCTGGGGTATTTTCCTGAACATAACCCCCTTTATCCAGAAATGACCGTGGATGGTTATCTGCGATTTGTGGCTAGAATTAAAGGTGTAAGGAGAAAGGAGGAAACAAAGAGGGTAAATACCGTAGTAGCTGAGTGTGGATTAGAAAATGTGCGTCATCGCCTGATAAAGCGTTTATCCAAGGGATATAAACAACGTGTAGGGCTAGCACAGGCATTGGTCAATGACCCAGAGGTCTTGCTTTTAGACGAACCCACCATCGGTCTTGACCCCAAACAGATTTATGAAATTAGGCAATTGATTAAGGCATTGGCTGGCCAAAAAACAGTAATTTTAAGCACCCATATTTTGCCAGAAGTGAGTATGGTTTGCACAAAAGTGGTAATTATCAAAGATGGTCAAGTAATAGCTAAGGATAACCCTGAAAATTTGACTGCTCAAAAAGGCTATGTAGAAATCCTGGCAAGAGCACCAAAAGAGGAGTTTACTGCATATCTCAAGAATATCCCAGAAGTTAAAGAAGTAGAGGCTAAGATGGAAGATAATTTTATTCGAGCTTACATACATTTTGACCCTCAATATGAAATTAGGCCTAAATTAACTCAGGGGATTGTTCAAAGTGGCTGGGAATTATTAGAACTCCGTCCCCGACGGAAGAGCTTAGAAGAGGTATTTGTTCAACTGGTCACCAAGGAGGCAAGTTAG
- the dnaJ gene encoding molecular chaperone DnaJ, which translates to MKRDYYDILGVSRNATQEEIKSAYRRLALKYHPDRNPGDKEAEEKFKEAAEAYEVLRDPEKRAIYDQYGHAGLEGYGRPSTHFRDFDDIFSTFSEIFDEFFGFGPRRKGYVPEAGADLRYQLELSFEEAISGTEKWIEIPKKATCPFCDGSGIQPGYQPEICPSCQGRGQVYRSHGFLRIATTCPRCQGEGYIITHPCNKCQGKGWVKEKKKVKVVVPPGVDTGMSLRIQGEGEPGLHGGPPGNLYIFIRVKPHPFFTRKGDDIFCEIPISFVQSALGDEIEVPTLKGPQKLKIPPGTQPGHTFRLKHLGAPRLERGGRGDQIVKIIVKVPTDLTPQQRMLLEEFERIEREKKSTPYKRFWERMKDYFSSKFQGV; encoded by the coding sequence ATGAAAAGAGACTATTATGATATTTTAGGTGTTTCTCGTAATGCTACGCAGGAAGAAATAAAGAGTGCCTATCGCAGATTAGCCCTGAAATATCATCCTGACAGGAATCCAGGAGATAAAGAAGCAGAAGAAAAGTTTAAAGAAGCTGCTGAGGCATATGAAGTTCTTAGAGACCCAGAAAAAAGGGCTATTTATGACCAGTATGGTCATGCTGGTTTGGAAGGTTATGGTAGACCCTCAACGCATTTTAGAGATTTTGATGATATTTTTTCTACCTTTAGTGAAATTTTTGATGAATTTTTCGGTTTCGGCCCAAGGCGTAAAGGGTATGTACCAGAAGCAGGGGCAGACTTGAGATATCAGCTAGAACTGAGCTTTGAAGAAGCCATCTCTGGAACAGAAAAGTGGATTGAGATACCTAAAAAGGCCACTTGTCCATTTTGTGATGGTTCAGGTATTCAACCAGGGTATCAACCTGAAATTTGTCCTTCGTGTCAGGGAAGGGGACAAGTTTATAGAAGTCATGGTTTTTTGAGAATCGCTACCACTTGCCCTCGGTGTCAGGGAGAAGGTTATATCATTACCCATCCTTGTAATAAATGCCAGGGAAAGGGATGGGTGAAAGAAAAAAAGAAAGTCAAGGTAGTAGTCCCTCCAGGGGTAGATACAGGAATGAGCTTACGAATTCAAGGAGAAGGTGAACCAGGACTTCATGGAGGACCACCAGGGAATCTTTATATATTCATTAGAGTTAAACCTCATCCCTTCTTTACTAGAAAAGGAGATGATATTTTTTGTGAAATCCCTATTTCCTTTGTTCAGTCTGCTTTAGGAGATGAAATAGAGGTTCCTACTTTAAAAGGACCACAAAAACTCAAGATTCCACCAGGCACTCAACCTGGTCATACCTTTCGTTTAAAACATCTAGGAGCCCCTCGTTTAGAAAGAGGAGGAAGAGGAGATCAGATTGTAAAAATTATAGTAAAAGTGCCTACAGACCTTACACCACAACAAAGAATGCTTTTAGAAGAGTTTGAAAGGATAGAAAGAGAGAAAAAATCTACTCCTTATAAACGGTTTTGGGAAAGAATGAAGGATTATTTCAGCTCCAAGTTTCAAGGAGTATAG
- a CDS encoding GldG family protein, which translates to MKRFTYPVQLALYLTIFLGILIVLTLFAQQYHLRFDLTTNKRHTLSPQSIKVLNKLQSSVKVIGFFTTGAEKDKAKDLLEQYAYHSKNFDWTFIDPERHPLEAKKYNIHRYNTLVVQSGQKREQIYEISEEKLTNAIVKVTRKGKKTIYFLKGHGEHEIEDIEKNGYSKLKEILNEKGYEVKPLLLVKQPKIPEDTALLVIAGPQKALLSAEIEAIKTYLNKGGSGLFLLEPETGQELAKLLKEKGIVLDNDIIVDKMSRLFGGDYLIPVVVKYNQNHSVTKGFNLACFFPLARSINIEKNQDKGKRVEILAWTSENSWGEKDLSGLKGGKAIYDEKDIAGPIPVAAASFSEEKNGFKLIVVGDSDFIDNTYLQVSGNKDLALNMINWLTEEQDLITIPPKKTHSKPLVLSSNQAQVLFWLPVIGLPLLVLLSGIVIYWKRRRL; encoded by the coding sequence TTGAAACGATTCACTTACCCTGTGCAATTAGCATTATATTTAACTATTTTTTTGGGGATTTTGATAGTATTAACCCTTTTTGCCCAACAGTATCACTTACGTTTTGATTTGACTACTAATAAACGCCACACCCTATCACCGCAAAGTATAAAGGTATTAAATAAATTGCAGAGTTCAGTAAAAGTTATTGGGTTTTTTACTACTGGCGCTGAAAAAGATAAAGCAAAAGACTTGCTAGAACAGTATGCTTATCATAGTAAGAATTTTGATTGGACTTTTATTGACCCTGAAAGACATCCTTTAGAGGCCAAAAAATATAATATCCATCGGTATAATACTTTAGTAGTGCAAAGCGGTCAAAAAAGAGAACAGATATATGAGATATCTGAAGAAAAATTGACTAACGCTATTGTGAAGGTAACTCGAAAGGGAAAAAAGACCATTTACTTTTTAAAAGGACATGGGGAACATGAAATAGAAGATATTGAGAAAAATGGTTATAGTAAATTAAAAGAAATTTTAAATGAAAAGGGTTATGAGGTAAAGCCCTTATTGCTAGTAAAACAACCCAAGATTCCAGAAGACACTGCCTTGTTGGTTATTGCTGGTCCACAAAAAGCATTATTGTCTGCTGAAATAGAGGCTATAAAAACCTATTTAAATAAGGGAGGAAGTGGATTATTTTTGTTAGAGCCAGAAACAGGTCAGGAATTAGCCAAATTATTAAAAGAAAAAGGGATAGTTTTGGATAATGACATCATTGTGGATAAGATGAGCCGCCTATTTGGAGGAGACTATTTAATCCCAGTAGTAGTCAAGTATAATCAGAATCATTCTGTAACTAAGGGGTTTAATCTGGCCTGCTTTTTCCCTCTGGCCCGTTCTATTAATATAGAAAAAAACCAAGATAAAGGGAAAAGAGTAGAGATACTTGCTTGGACCAGTGAAAATAGTTGGGGAGAAAAGGACTTATCAGGTTTAAAAGGAGGCAAGGCAATTTATGATGAGAAAGATATTGCTGGTCCTATACCTGTAGCAGCTGCCAGCTTTTCCGAAGAGAAAAATGGCTTTAAACTCATTGTAGTAGGTGATAGTGATTTTATAGACAATACTTATTTGCAAGTCTCAGGGAATAAAGATTTAGCCTTAAATATGATCAACTGGCTTACCGAAGAGCAAGATTTAATAACTATTCCCCCAAAAAAGACCCATTCAAAGCCCTTAGTCCTTTCTAGCAATCAGGCTCAAGTTCTCTTTTGGCTACCAGTGATAGGATTACCTCTTTTGGTATTATTAAGTGGGATAGTGATTTATTGGAAGAGACGAAGGTTATGA
- the moaC gene encoding cyclic pyranopterin monophosphate synthase MoaC, whose product MVVSLTHLDKKGSVCMVDVSPKPETVREAVARGRITMQPQTFNLIMSGQIKKGDVFTTAKIAGIMAAKNTPFLIPMCHPLNITHVEISFTPLSQENAIEIESQVKIVGRTGVEMEALTAVAVAALTIYDMCKAVDKGMRITDIGLLKKTGGKSGGYVRE is encoded by the coding sequence ATAGTAGTGTCTCTCACTCATTTAGATAAAAAGGGCAGTGTTTGTATGGTAGATGTAAGTCCTAAGCCTGAGACTGTGCGGGAGGCAGTGGCTCGAGGACGGATAACAATGCAACCCCAAACCTTCAATTTAATTATGTCAGGTCAGATAAAAAAAGGAGATGTATTTACTACCGCAAAGATTGCAGGAATTATGGCAGCCAAAAATACCCCTTTCCTCATCCCTATGTGCCATCCCTTAAATATTACCCATGTAGAAATTTCATTCACTCCTTTATCCCAAGAAAATGCCATAGAAATAGAGAGTCAAGTAAAAATTGTGGGTCGTACTGGGGTGGAAATGGAGGCCTTAACCGCGGTAGCAGTAGCTGCTTTAACCATTTACGATATGTGTAAAGCAGTAGATAAAGGTATGCGGATTACAGATATTGGGTTGCTCAAAAAGACAGGTGGAAAGAGCGGAGGGTATGTAAGAGAGTGA
- a CDS encoding DUF4340 domain-containing protein, whose amino-acid sequence MSWKKIFFYLFFLIIILALYSYQQVKTRKTQQIKEQEKQVCPFKVEEIKSYTLKTEYGLFKLERKGKKWWLTKPVSDWANSSTCSQVLETVVNSKIERKITPVPKDISPYGLDRPRIEITLISDKETWALKLGGDTPDRRRIYAFTTDKKAIYLFPNSLLWSLNKRLGDLRDKHIIAFDPAKVTRLSFQGKEIDIMLEKQKNQWYIKTPFNAKADNDEVENLLYKLQAEQIKTFIKKGVSPQLKIELWEDINKPPYWLKLTLQKEELIAQSNYHPTWFTLRKGLWKDIVKTPEFFKDRHFVKFDKEMVDKVEIIYGKKQLLAQKNKEKWEIKPKNLAQAYEIEFFLEDLLNLKYLPEKITPSDLASWQARVKLWNKKAQLVLDMKCYKHKEQSWVKYKDRFYLVGNNFWEKFPIKIKEE is encoded by the coding sequence ATGAGCTGGAAAAAAATATTTTTTTATCTCTTTTTTTTGATAATAATATTGGCACTTTATAGCTACCAGCAGGTTAAAACCAGAAAAACTCAACAGATAAAGGAACAGGAAAAGCAAGTTTGTCCTTTTAAAGTAGAAGAAATAAAAAGTTATACCTTAAAAACCGAATATGGTTTATTTAAATTAGAAAGAAAAGGCAAAAAATGGTGGTTAACCAAGCCTGTTAGTGACTGGGCTAATTCTAGCACCTGTTCGCAGGTTTTAGAGACAGTAGTAAATAGCAAGATAGAGAGAAAAATTACCCCTGTTCCTAAAGACATCTCTCCTTATGGATTGGATAGACCCAGGATAGAAATTACTTTGATTTCAGATAAAGAAACATGGGCCCTTAAATTGGGTGGGGATACTCCTGATAGAAGGCGTATTTACGCCTTTACTACTGACAAAAAAGCCATTTATCTTTTCCCAAATTCTTTGCTTTGGAGTTTAAATAAAAGATTGGGGGATTTAAGGGATAAACATATCATAGCGTTTGACCCTGCTAAAGTGACACGTCTATCTTTTCAAGGCAAAGAGATAGACATAATGTTGGAAAAACAAAAAAATCAGTGGTATATAAAAACACCTTTTAATGCTAAGGCAGATAATGACGAAGTGGAAAATTTGCTTTATAAGCTTCAGGCCGAACAAATTAAGACTTTTATAAAAAAAGGTGTTTCCCCTCAATTGAAGATAGAGTTGTGGGAGGATATAAATAAACCCCCTTATTGGCTGAAATTAACCCTACAAAAAGAAGAATTAATCGCCCAAAGTAATTATCATCCCACTTGGTTCACCCTCAGAAAGGGATTATGGAAAGACATTGTAAAAACTCCAGAGTTCTTTAAAGACAGGCACTTTGTTAAATTTGATAAAGAAATGGTGGATAAGGTAGAAATCATTTATGGGAAAAAACAATTACTTGCTCAAAAAAATAAAGAAAAATGGGAAATAAAACCAAAAAACTTGGCTCAAGCCTATGAAATTGAGTTTTTTTTAGAAGATTTACTTAATTTAAAATACCTACCTGAGAAAATTACTCCTTCAGACCTTGCATCATGGCAAGCAAGAGTTAAATTATGGAATAAAAAGGCTCAATTAGTTTTAGATATGAAATGTTATAAACATAAAGAACAAAGCTGGGTGAAATATAAAGATAGATTTTACCTTGTAGGCAATAATTTTTGGGAAAAATTTCCTATTAAAATAAAAGAGGAGTAA
- the hisD gene encoding histidinol dehydrogenase: MKIVKVDAAGIRDFKEKWKKRQLISKEILKKVLNIIFDVQERGDEALKDYTLRFDQLDLNITGMEISQDEVEKAYTESKEFIPILETVAQRIAFFHKHGLPQNWFFTDDYGNILGQRITPIEYLGVYCPGGKAAYPSTVLMNTIPAQVAGVKEIIMCVPTPKGEISKLVLAAAKIAGVNKIFRLGGAQAIAAMAYGTETIPKVDFICGPGNIYVAAAKKLVFGEVGIDMVAGPSEIAIIADGIVSPDRVAADLLSQAEHDEMAGVFLITSSENYAHSVLKEIKKQLSSLTRKAIASEAMERQGYIFIVPDLNTAAQVVNTIAPEHLELLIAEPFSFLDKVKHSGAIFLGQHAVEALGDYIAGPNHTLPTGGTARFSSVLSSEHFLKRSSILFISREGLLALGPKAIKFAQAEGLTAHAISVKKRLEESKD, encoded by the coding sequence GTGAAAATCGTTAAAGTAGATGCCGCAGGTATTAGAGATTTTAAGGAAAAGTGGAAGAAAAGACAGTTAATTTCTAAAGAAATATTAAAGAAGGTTTTAAATATTATTTTTGACGTGCAAGAAAGGGGTGATGAGGCCTTAAAGGATTATACCCTTCGCTTCGATCAATTAGACTTAAACATTACAGGTATGGAAATCAGTCAAGATGAAGTAGAAAAGGCTTATACAGAAAGTAAAGAATTTATTCCTATTTTAGAAACAGTTGCTCAACGGATTGCCTTTTTCCATAAGCATGGTCTACCTCAAAACTGGTTTTTTACCGACGATTACGGCAATATTTTGGGGCAAAGAATTACTCCTATTGAATACTTAGGTGTATATTGCCCAGGTGGTAAGGCTGCTTACCCTTCCACAGTGTTAATGAATACTATCCCTGCACAGGTAGCAGGCGTTAAAGAGATTATCATGTGTGTGCCTACACCTAAAGGAGAGATTTCCAAATTAGTGCTTGCTGCAGCCAAGATTGCAGGTGTAAATAAAATCTTCCGTTTAGGCGGGGCACAGGCTATAGCCGCCATGGCTTATGGAACAGAAACTATCCCTAAGGTAGATTTTATCTGTGGGCCTGGCAATATATATGTAGCCGCGGCCAAAAAATTAGTTTTTGGCGAAGTAGGTATAGATATGGTTGCTGGCCCTAGTGAGATTGCCATTATTGCTGATGGAATAGTATCTCCTGATAGGGTAGCAGCAGATTTACTCTCACAGGCAGAACACGATGAGATGGCAGGAGTATTTTTAATTACTTCTTCTGAAAACTATGCCCATTCGGTTTTAAAAGAAATAAAAAAACAATTGTCTTCTTTAACCCGTAAGGCAATTGCCAGTGAGGCCATGGAAAGACAAGGCTATATTTTCATAGTGCCAGATTTAAATACTGCTGCTCAAGTGGTGAATACCATTGCCCCGGAACATTTGGAATTATTGATCGCTGAGCCCTTTAGTTTTTTAGATAAGGTAAAACATAGTGGCGCCATCTTTCTAGGTCAACATGCCGTAGAGGCATTAGGAGATTATATAGCTGGTCCCAATCATACCTTGCCTACTGGGGGCACGGCTCGTTTTTCTTCAGTATTATCCAGTGAACACTTTTTAAAGCGTTCCAGCATCCTATTTATTTCTCGCGAAGGACTCCTTGCTTTGGGACCAAAGGCCATAAAGTTTGCCCAAGCAGAGGGGCTTACTGCTCACGCCATCAGTGTGAAGAAGAGACTAGAGGAAAGTAAAGATTGA
- a CDS encoding ABC transporter permease, with amino-acid sequence MRNIWVILKRELYSYFASPIVYTILFIFLLLSGYFFYSNVAYFSLMSIQAGQWMGGDFTLGEWVIEPLLGNMSVVVLLLLPLLTMRLFAEEKRQGNLELLLSYPVRDIELALGKFLGCMSVYALMLFFTLVYPLLLAWLGRSDLGTFFSGYLGLFLMGSAFIAFGLFISTLTENQVVAAALTFGLLLFFWIIGWAAYITEPPISKIFENISLITHFRHFTKGIIDTADIFFYLSFIIFGIFLTLNALRAQYRRD; translated from the coding sequence ATGCGCAATATCTGGGTAATCCTTAAAAGAGAATTATATAGTTATTTTGCCTCACCTATTGTTTATACTATTTTGTTTATATTTTTATTGTTAAGTGGCTACTTCTTTTACAGCAATGTGGCTTATTTTAGTCTAATGAGTATCCAGGCAGGTCAGTGGATGGGTGGTGATTTTACTTTGGGAGAATGGGTAATTGAGCCCTTATTAGGTAATATGAGTGTGGTAGTGCTTTTACTTTTACCTCTATTAACTATGCGTCTCTTTGCGGAAGAAAAGCGCCAGGGTAATTTAGAGCTACTTTTAAGCTATCCCGTGCGAGATATAGAACTGGCATTGGGGAAATTTTTGGGATGTATGAGTGTCTATGCCTTAATGCTCTTTTTTACCTTGGTTTATCCTTTACTTTTAGCCTGGTTGGGAAGGTCAGACCTGGGGACATTCTTTAGCGGATATTTAGGTCTGTTTCTTATGGGAAGTGCCTTTATCGCCTTTGGGCTTTTTATTTCTACTTTGACCGAAAATCAGGTGGTGGCTGCTGCCTTAACCTTTGGCCTGTTACTATTTTTCTGGATTATTGGCTGGGCGGCCTATATTACTGAACCACCTATTTCCAAGATTTTTGAGAATATTTCTCTTATTACCCACTTTCGCCATTTTACCAAGGGCATTATTGACACTGCAGATATATTTTTTTATCTTAGTTTTATTATCTTTGGTATTTTTCTCACTTTGAATGCCTTAAGAGCACAATACAGAAGGGATTAA
- the rpoZ gene encoding DNA-directed RNA polymerase subunit omega, whose amino-acid sequence MARVTIEDCLKKVNNRFAIVHMAVKRVLQLREGARPLVECDNKEIVVALREIAAGKVKPKTEENGQK is encoded by the coding sequence ATGGCTAGAGTTACAATAGAAGATTGTTTAAAAAAGGTAAATAATCGTTTTGCCATAGTCCATATGGCAGTGAAAAGAGTGTTGCAACTTAGAGAAGGGGCAAGACCTTTAGTTGAATGTGATAATAAAGAAATTGTAGTAGCATTAAGGGAAATTGCCGCAGGCAAGGTAAAACCAAAGACCGAGGAAAATGGCCAAAAATAA